The DNA window CGGCCGCAGCCACCCCCACGATCAGACTGGCGTTGGAGACCAGGCCGTCGTTCACGCCGAACACGGCCGCTCGCAACGCCCCCCCGCCTTGTCGGGCGTGATGCCACGTCTCCGGGATCGGCGTCGGGGCCATGGCCGGCACGGACTCCACAAGCTGCGGCTCGGGAGGAACGGCTCCGGGCCGGTAGACGGACAGCCCTCGGACTTTCATGGCTGCGAGCACGGGGAGGATCGGGCGAGGGCCCAACGCGCGGAGCAGCAGGACCGCGATCTTGGCGCGCAGGGGAGGACGGAATGGAGGGGCGGTGCCGCCCAGCGTCTGCAAGCGGCTTTCCCACAGCGCGGCCTGGCGCTCAGACGCGACGCGCAGCTTGGCGAACAAGGCGGCGCGGGAAGGGGAAGCGGTCTCCGCTGCTTCCATCGCCCGATACAAGAACGCGGAGGTCCGCTCCTCGTAAAGCGAGGTGAGCACCGACGAGACTTTGGGCGTCATCGCGGGCTTCCTAAGAGGAGCGTTAGTTAGCCGGTTGGCCGGTTCGCCAGTTGACCGGTCAACGTACAGAGATGTGGTGCGCGACCGCGAGAGCGGAGCCTGTTCAGGAAAGGCCAGATGCAAGGCGCCGCTGAGTACCGGAGCGGAGCGTACTGGGTGCATACGTGAGCACCGGAGCGCAAGCGGCAACGCCGCAGATGGCTTTTCATGAACAGGCTCCTAGCGCTTGACCACGCCGATCCAGCTGTTAGTCTCGTCCAAACCGTCCACGGTCCCGCCGAGCACCAACATACGTTTCAGATAGGTCACGGCGTCCGCGGTGATGATCTCGCCGGGTACCAGCACCGGGATGCCTGGCGGATACACGGTCACGATCTCGGACGAGACCGCGTCGACCGCGGAATCCAGCGGGATGTAGTCTTGGTCCGCGAAGAACGCTTCGCGCGGGGTCATCACCGCGTCGTGTCCGAACGCGGGCAATGGCTCGGAGGCGAGCGGCGACGGGCCCGACCTAGTGCCGTATTCTTTCGCGATGTCGCGAAGCGCGTCGACGAGCCGGCGCAGGTCGTCCTGGCGATCGCCGATGCTCACGATCACCAAGATGTGGAACGGGTCCGCCATCTCGACCTGGATGTGATACTTGGTGTTGAGAATTTGGGAGACTTGATAGCCGGAGAGTCCGAGGTCCGTCACGGTGATGGTCAGCTTAGTGACGTCGAGGTCGCCCATCTGCGCGAAGAGGCTGCCCGCGACATTGTCCTTGCCGAGACAAAAGAGCCCGTGGATCTTGTTGATGCGGGCACGCGCGTCTTGTGCCAGCCGAATGGCCTTGTCCAGCAGCTTCTCGCCCTCGGTGGCCATTTGCATGCGCGCCAAGTCGAGCGACGCCATCAGGATGTAGGACGGGCTGGTGGTCTGCACGAAACGCAGCACGTTGCTCACCATCGACAAATTGACGCGTGTCGCGCGGGCGTGAAGCATGGAGGCCTGGGTCATGCCCCCGATGATCTTGTGGGTGCTCTGCACGCACATGTCGGCCCCGGCTTCCAGCGCCGACGCCGGAAGGTCGGGG is part of the Nitrospirota bacterium genome and encodes:
- a CDS encoding aminotransferase class I/II-fold pyridoxal phosphate-dependent enzyme gives rise to the protein MNNASEPSPQSTDPDPAPSATLPPPSTIEADEQLRTPLFDAMVGLAESRKVSFHTPGHKSGKGISTRFRKFVGPKIFSIDLTTLDEVDSLQKPRGVIKEAQELAAKAYGADRSYFLVNGTTGGNQAMILAACNPGDRVLIARNAHKSVLAGLILSGAQPVFYSPRVDARLQIMLNVTFAETKAAIDAHPECKVLFLTSPNYYGICADLERIVPYAHEKGVVVLVDEAHGPHLKFHPDLPASALEAGADMCVQSTHKIIGGMTQASMLHARATRVNLSMVSNVLRFVQTTSPSYILMASLDLARMQMATEGEKLLDKAIRLAQDARARINKIHGLFCLGKDNVAGSLFAQMGDLDVTKLTITVTDLGLSGYQVSQILNTKYHIQVEMADPFHILVIVSIGDRQDDLRRLVDALRDIAKEYGTRSGPSPLASEPLPAFGHDAVMTPREAFFADQDYIPLDSAVDAVSSEIVTVYPPGIPVLVPGEIITADAVTYLKRMLVLGGTVDGLDETNSWIGVVKR